A single region of the Pararge aegeria chromosome 20, ilParAegt1.1, whole genome shotgun sequence genome encodes:
- the LOC120632511 gene encoding uncharacterized protein LOC120632511: MSRNTCIVLVSIFIALTLQITDFQDNLINGYRTLIADIQLRTQKSREDMDTLVSQIKLLMKNEADKAINYMTVYLEQISLYFQVIIHDRKPRNGTYCKESIVKLLGENLQLADENVTLCLALGYQRVQRLPEKLQVHFETLENLKKYSASKLFECQKQQQVGGNCSHESQDLERTVFLYETSPFPVVMAEIAIHGFKEVSDLSVCLKDIISRMMTHSVKVIGDFNRCIHNIEMPKLKYLLKFMKKYAR; the protein is encoded by the exons ATGAGTCGCAATACCTGCATTGTTCTGGTTTCTATATTTATTGCTCTTACATTACAG ATAACGGATTTCCAGGACAATCTAATAAATGGCTACCGCACGCTTATCGCGGATATCCAGCTACGGACACAAAAGTCCCGTGAGGACATGGACACTCTAGTGTCACAGATCAAACTCCttatgaagaatgaagcagacAAAGCTATCAACTATATGACGGTGTATCTCGAACAGATATCTCTATATTTTCAG GTAATAATTCACGATCGCAAACCCCGGAATGGCACTTACTGCAAGGAGAGCATTGTGAAATTACTGGGCGAGAATTTGCAGCTGGCTGATGAAAATGTTACATTATGCCTTGCTTTAGGATATCAACGGGTTCAACGATTACCAG AGAAATTACAAGTACACTTCGAAACATTAGAGAACCTCAAGAAATATTCAGCTTCAAAGCTATTTGAGTGTCAGAAACAACAACAAGTGGGCGGCAACTGCTCTCACGAAAGTCAAGACCTTGAAAGGACAGTG tttttgtACGAAACCTCACCATTCCCGGTAGTGATGGCGGAGATTGCAATACACGGCTTCAAAGAGGTGTCGGACCTAAGTGTCTGCCTCAAAGACATAATCTCGAGGATGATGACACATTCAGTGAAAGTCATTGGGGACTTCAACAGATGCATTCACAACATTGAAATGCCAAAACTGAAGTACCTACTCAAATTTATGAAGAAGTACGCACGATAA